The Lolium rigidum isolate FL_2022 chromosome 2, APGP_CSIRO_Lrig_0.1, whole genome shotgun sequence genomic interval GAGTTGATTCCAAAATGAGCAGGATTTGAGAGTTTCAGTCGAATTCCATACTGAAACTCATGTGTGAATTTGCACCCGGTGGATGAAaaaaaactttatatatgatttgAGATGATAATGGATAGTGAGTCGGAAAGAAACAATGCCGTGCTAAAATATCAAATGCTGATTAGATCTCTGACAGGGCGACAGCTTAGATGAACTAGAAGTCTGCAATAGAAGATGTGAAAGGCGGTAAACAAGACAAGTCTAAAGGTAAAACTGCTTGCCACTCAGATGTCTGGAAGCTCGTGCTAATGTCGGCAGATACATGATACTGTTAAGTTGAATATCAGATGACTGCTGATTTGTTTTGAGTACTACTTGGTGTTCCATGCTTGATCGCTTCCTAATTATCTTGATACTGAGACACCTTAACTGCCTTGCGAGCTGTTAAACCTTAACTGAAAATTTAGCGTTTAACATACCCCTCCTAGCCTTGTATCTTTTCTTACTAGTTTGTGCATAGGCAGAGCTCCTGTGTGCGtttacccaaaaaaaaaaaaattaaacattaGTTGCAGGAGATTGCTAGACTTGATATTTTGACACAACTCATGGCAATTTTTCTGTAGAACTCACTCAGCATTTTCAGTGTCTCATGAATGTCAGGCATTAGGTTTGTCTATCTATCTATCTTGCACAGTTCAGCAACAATCTTTTCTTACTagtttgttctttcagttgatgcGGCCATGTTAAGGATGATGTGTGGATTGGTTGGAGTAATGAACTGAAAGGTagacctttttattttcttttcggtGGCCCAACATGTAGTGCTTAATCAATTGCTGCAAGGGCATTACATCCTGCAGGACATATAGTGGCCATGAACATGTCATGTGTTAGTGATATAAAGACCCTTTACTGTACATTCTCAGTGTATGAGGGGACTTCCCTACATATTGTataacatgtacatgtactggcctttggcccacagttgctcattcacaacatcATGGTGGTTGTATTTCTGTCCATCTTATATATGATGTATGATGCAACTTCGGAATTCCAGCAAACAATTTTTTTTGGTATGGGTAATCCAAAAATGAATGTGTACATGACATAAATTAATTGTTTCATTAGAAATTACAAATTAACTAAGCATTCTTGTACTTTGCAAACAAGATATAAGCACAGGTGGCGCGCCACAGTAAGGTATTTCTGACTGCTGGCTGCTCTCCGTTTCATCTACAGTGAGTTACGCTTATTCCTTTCCGATGAACCATGACATTTCAAAATTTGGCCTTTTGGATTGGTGCTGTTGTTAGTGTGAAAACAAATTAATTTATATTTACCCGTCAAGGTTGACACTGTGAGAACTAGCATTTGTAGTATGGTGTCCTAATGAGAATTAATTTCAGTAATGTACGTGATTTCCCCTGAAGTGGAAGTCGTCTCTCACAGAACGAACTGCAATGCAAGTGCAAAAGGAAAACATACCGGTGACAACTACTCTCGGTTCCATCTACAGTGAGTTATTGCTATGGCACTACGATTTCATTAAGGTATTAGGTAGGACTCAGTAggacatcatcaccaccatccgtCCTCAAAAGGACATAAGTTCACAACTTCAGATAGTAACAGTTCCAAATCCAAGGAATGAAAAGGGGCAACAATGAAGCATAACACGAATGACCTTAAGAAAAGAAGCTCAAACGAATCGGTGTATTTACATTTGGCCAGGTACGCCCATGTTCAGTTGTACATCTGATATATACAAGGAGGAGGTAGCAATCAGGGTCGGATACAAATGAATGATATAAGTAAGCACGCATGAAGCTGCACTCAACAGGTACATCAGATACTAGGAATCAGCCCCCACATGCTCACACCTAGACACTATGTGGTTAGATCTGGCACGTGATCTAACTGTTGAAAGCAGCCTATGAGCCTATGGGTGAAGACCTTGCGAAGGACTTCGGCAGTCACATGGCAGAACAATCGTATCACAGAGTTTGACAACAACACTTCCCGTGATGGAGGTACAGGGAAGTCATAACACACAATGTGTACATGGTCACGAGCACATGGCATTGGACTATTCACAGAAACTTGGATACCACGCGGCAGGATGTCCAAAAGGCTGCAGTTGCCGCTTTTAGAATCGCCGGATTCTGGTAGATACTGCAAGAGCAAGATACAGGAGCGAAATCAGAGAGATAGCTAGACAGCTACGGGAATAGCAAACACCCACATGCTCACACACAAAAAATCAGAGTCGTGTGATCATGTCAATGATGCCATCAAAATTTACATTAGTGCTTGCAGCGAAATATTGTGCAGGGATTGATCCCGGATTGTTCAACGCTGTTCATGAGAATAGTAATTCGATTTTCTTAAACAATAGGGCCTGGGGATTTCTTGGTTCATCATACTATTTCTCTTGGTTTGCATACAACTACATTGATTTTAGTAAAGCAAGCTTTAGATGCATTCGGTTCCAAATTAATGCCAGAGAAAAAAGATTTTGGGTGTAGTTTTCCTTGTGATGGCCCAGGGTGCGGCAGTACTTGTGACATTTCTGCTTGGGACGCGTTTTATTTGGCAGTTTTCTGTATAGATGCGAGTGGGTCACAGTTAGGGTACCCTTTACCCTAGTTAGTTCAATAAAATGCACTAACTTTTTCAGTGAAATCatcattttagttctttttttacaAAAAGGATAACGGGTACCCTGACATCATCATTTTAGTTCTTTCTTTTACAAAAGAGGGTAAAAAGTACCCTAACACTGACCCACTTGGATCTCTAGTTTTCTggatgttaaataacattggatgGCGTTGGGAATATGTCACATTATGGCAGGGCAACGTTTAACAATCTACTGAATCCTCCACTTATTTTGATGGGATGGTTAAGGTATCGTAGATAATGTTACAGAAGTTGGCATACTGAACGTATTCGATCAATATGGAACTTCAAGTGATGGAACTCATCAGATCCTAACTTTCTTTACTAATCTAGTGTATTTTGTTCACGCAGTGATCATGTCCAGTTGCCCTGAGGTAAGtatttgtttatttttgttgCTTACAGACCATTTAGTTTGATAAAATCATGTCCTAAGTCTTCATTTTTCAGTGAGAAGTAAAGTTTCCTCTTAGGTCTTAAAAAAGATTATTCAGGTAGAGGTCAAAGGAGCCTCTTGAAGACATGAGGCTTACCCTAacaaatccaccatgggagaattATAATAGAAACTGTGATTGCAAGGATAGCTTACCCAATAGCTGTCGCACTCCATGACGCTACATTATAAATAACTTGTGTTCCAGCCCATGCCTTCTGAAGTTTCCCTTTTCTCTTTTTAGTTGAAAATGTCTTGCTAAGGGCTGAGAAATGACGGGTGGGGTATCTAACATAAGGAAACATCCAACTAACAAAATTCATCTGAATTAAGGGGGGAAAAGTTACCATCTTGAAGTTGATTGGGCGTCAATTCCTGCATAACACGAAATCTCCAGCATTAGAAGTGCAAAGATTCCAAATCAATGAGTGACATGAAATCCTCATGTTCCATGATGACAATCTAACAATCAAGGTTCGACAAGGAATATTGACGGGCCTTCCGATGTTGATTTAGATAGTGCAATGGACAAATAGCGTGAAGCCTACCACATGAAGAGTATACACCATACTGAACTAGTGGTTTTTATCCATGCATCTAACTTCTACAAATATATTTAATTACCCAGAAACGTGCAACGGATAAATAGTGTGAAGAGTAGACACCATACTGAGCTATTGGTGATCCATGACCGTAACTCATGTTTCTAACTTTTATGTATGTATTTAACTATCCAGAACCTCAATAATCACGTAAAATAAGCATGACTTTTAGTCAGAATCCAAGACTTGATGGACATTTGAATGCTGAGTCTGATATTCAGGAATGACTGTGTAAGAAAAGCAACTACGTATAGAATAATTTAAGGGAGTTCACAAATTAAAGGTGAACTGAACTTTGCACACCTTACTTTCTTTCAGCAACAGCAAGTATGCAGCCATGAAGCACGCAATCCCATCAACTATATCCTCTTGCTTACCGAGAACATATCCATCCTCTGAATCATCACTGACGTTCATACTCTTGTCATCCCATATATCTGCCGCGCTTACGATACCCCATGATATGGTTTCATCTACTGTTACACGAGTAATTGTAGAACTGTTCAGTTGTCATGTTTGACTGAAATGAGTGAATAAATGGGGGTCTAGCATGATGTGGCATGGTGCAAGACGCATTATGTCTAAGATCTGGTCCCGCAAATGGTAATAACAGTTCATTTGGGCACCTGCGCCATTTTGGTATACCAACTTCTCAATGTTATCAAGCTTTTGAAGAAATTCAGGTGATTCGACCCTCGAGTTGAGAAGATTACATAGCTGCAGAGCATGGGGTGTAATACAAAAATTAGTACAGCTTTAAAACAAAAGGAAGCACAATGAAAAGAActcttcttttctccttcccTCCCTCCCTAGTCCTAGGTTTCATCTCAGTACATCTTCCTAGTAAGTGATATCGAGGGAATATTCggtgcaaattgaacttaattcgAGGATGTTGGCCACCAGACCTCAGTTTGCAGTTTGCGATGTTGTTTTATATCTGAAGTTGCTACTACATACAAGATGTTGTGAGCAGTCAAGTCTGGTTAATGGAATGACAGCTAAGTAAATTCCGAGCcagtttaacaaaaaaaaaacagtttagCCCATTCAAATTCTGGAATATTTTGTGACTTAGTTCGAGGATGTTGTTGACCAGAGCTCAGTTTTCAGTTATGCTGTGGTTTTATTTGTGGAATTGCTACTTGAAAGAGCACATTTGCCAcacctttttttttgcaatttggaTGTTTGCCATATCATGTGTCACTCACATGTGGTTGTCATGTGGGAAATGTGCACAAAATTCAGCTTGAAAGAAGTTGTGAAAAGTCAGCGAGCATGCTTGGCAAATGGAATGATAATAATTATGTAAAATCCCGATCCAGTTCAATCTGTCACAATTCATTGCAATTCCAGAAATAGCCTAATCGCTACAGTTTCGACGACCCCCACTGCCCCACAATTGTCCCAAATCGCTAATCAATTGAGCCATCAACTTCGCGAACTGAAATTCAAGTCTCCTACGGATATCAGTAGTACAAAATCTTGTACTCGGCGCCGCGAGATCTCTCCCCTCACCTCGTACGTCTCGTAGTCGGCGTCGGTCGGCAGCGTGGTGGGCGGGCCCTCCCCGTCGCTGACGTCGCCGGCCCCCTCCGCCCCCGCCTCGTCCGGATCCCCCGCCACCAGCCCGTCGCCGGGGTCGTCGGCCTCGCGCATGAGCTCGAGCGCGCGCTGACACTGCTCAGTGGGCACCCCGCACCTGTGATGTGTTCCAAAGTTTGGAATCCAAACTCGCATGCCACAACTGAACTTCTGATGCCTCTCATTCCAATGGTATCATTGAAGTGATATTTTCTTCTGTGGGTATTTTGTTGTCATGATCTTGATGGCTTCTTGGCGTCTAATCCATATTTGTATTGCTGAAGGCTCTACACCAACCCCTCCTCTCTATGATCGCACCCTCCAACGTGTGAGCTCATCTGTGTCCTATTGATTCGCAAATATATGATGTGCGAATGTGCCGCATTAAGTAGACATTTGTGCAATTGGTCGTCCATCCTCGTTAGGTTGGAGAACCTATGCATGGTAACATGACTACCATTTAACAACAAAGCAAGCTAGACTCAATGCACGATTTATTTATTCTTTTGCTCAATGGTAAGAAAATCATTAACTGCTTGGTCGGTTTggtcggcttgggagtagcgattaattgGAATTAGGATGATTATCGGTTGGCTATTAATCGATGCAAACTACGCAAATTAGCACTTTAAAAACAGATTATATAAGAAAAAATAATAGTATAGAAGCCTCTATATGTCTGGTTCTACTTCTTTAAAGCCTAAAATCTAAGAAAAATATGTACGAATCTCCTTCGTGACCTAATCTTTAAGGTCACGAGCGAATCAGGCTCCACTAGCCGAAGCCgtgttccttccttccacttcttctcctctcacctctgaagtttatcttctGCCACCACTTATCTCGGGTACGATCTCTCTTACACCTCAACTACATAACCTATTGAAggcttccttgagctcctgcACGAGCTCCTTAAGGTGGTCGAGCTCTTGTATCTGAAGACTGGGCAACTGTGAGTAACTGGTCTGCAAGAGCAAGAAACTAGTTAGCGATAGTGAAAATCGAGCTGCTAGAGGCTGCAATCAAGCAAGAGCTTcgcaaaacctactttattggAGAGGGGTAGCGCCTCTACTAGCGATATGCAttgaaatttttttaaattttttgaccAAGTGTAGTAGTTAATCGGGATACCTAGTAATCAGACTTTCGGTATGATTAAttgggctaaaggattaacataAGCGATTAATGGTAATCAACACGGTCAGgaccctagtagcgattaatcggcctagtaatcgctgaatcggcctagttttttaACAATGCTTTTGCTAGAAAATAATGCATAGCTAGATATATATGGTCAAAAGACAATCTATGTGGTATGCCATAGTAGCTTTCTTCAAGGAAATATGTCATTGTAGTGAATATGTCTATAGCTACTAAAATGCTTTATATAGGACTTGACACCAAACGGATACCATAAATTTTTCTTAGGTTAAAGTGATAAATCACTAGCTTAAGGGATTGGAAGTGAAGTATTGTTTTGAACCCTGAATCACAGACCAAGATGGGAAGCAATGGATTGTGTTATGATGGGTAGCCTAAGTTGATTAAATGAGAgggatttgaattcaatattcaaACTCATGTGTGAATTTGCACCGGGtggatgaaaaaaaaaactttacatATGATTTGAGATGATAACGGTTAGTGAGTTGAAAAGAAACAGCGCCCTTCTAAAATGTCAAATGTTGATTAGATCTCTGACGGGGCTACAGTTTAGATGAACTAGAAGTGTGCAGTAGAAAATGTGAAAGGCAGTAAACAAGACAAGTCTAGAGGTAAAACTGCTTGCCACTCAGATGTCTGGAAGCTCTTGCTAATGTCGGCAGATACATGCTACTGTTAAGTTGCCTATCAGATGACCGCTGATTTGTTTTGAGTAATACTTGGTGTTCCATGCCTCATCGCTTCCTAATTATCTTGATACTGAGACGCCTTAACTTCCTTGCGAGCCGTTAAACCTTAACTGAAAATTTAGCGTTTAACATACCACTCCTAGCCTTGTATCTTTTCTTACTACTTTGTGAAAAGGCAGAGCTCCTGTGTGCGTTTACCCCAAAAAAAAACATTTAAACATTTGTTGCAGGAGATTGCTAGACTTGATATTTTGACACAACTCAAGGCAATTTTTCTGTAGAACTCACTCAGCATTTTCAGTGTCTCATGAATGCCAGGCATTAGGTTTGTCTATCTATCAATCTTGCACGGTTCAGCAACAATCTTTTCTTACTGGTTTGTTTTTTCAGTTGATGCGGCCATGTTAAGGATGATGTGTGTATTGGTTGGAGTAATGAACTAAAAGGTAGaccttttcatttttcttttccatgACCCAACATGTGTTGCCTGATAAATTGCTACAAGGGCATTGCATCATGCAGGACATAAAGTGGCCATGAACATATGCCATGGTGGTTATATCTCTGCTCAAGTTATCTATGATGTACGATGCAACTTCGAATTCCAGAAAACAGTTTATTTTGGTAATGGTAATCCAAAAATGAATTTAGACATGACATAAATTAATTTTTTCGTCAGAGTTTACAAATTAACTAAGTATTCTTGTACTTGGCAAACAAGATATAAGCACAGGTGGCACGCAGCAGTAAGCTGCCAAGGGAAAAACATATTTCTGTCTGCTGCTCTCCGTTTCATCTACAATGAGTTACTGCTTATTCCTTTTCTTTGAAACATGACATTGCAAAATTTGGCCTTTTGGATTGGTGCGGTTGGTAGTGTGAAAACAAATTAATTTATACCTGTCAAGGTTGACACTGTGAAAACTAGCATTTGTAATATGGTGTCGTAATGAGATCGGCTCATTATCCTAAGTTGATCCAGTGCAACGAGCTGTACTTGGTGTAAGAGTATAGGCCCGTCCGATTTTTCACATGTAAAGACGTACTCCCTCCTTTTGCTTTTAATAGACGTGGGGTTAGTTAAGCATGAGCTTGCGCTTGAGCTGTATCACTGGAGGGAGCAGATCGAAATGTATTAGTGACTTAGTGTCACACACAGAGGATGCGTCAAATAAATAATGCACAAAAACTCGGATTAATTTGTTACCGCACCAGAAACTTCCATGGTAAAAATCGTTACAGGCTTACACTACCACAAGTGAATCAAGTGTATCAAGTGGGCGGCATCACACGACCTTAGAACTAGAGCGTCATGCGTGCACAAAGGTCGGATTAGGCAGACCCTTGCTCTTAGTTGCAATGAAGCAGTATTGAACTATTAGCAGCCATGGGTCAAGGGTGCCAGTATGGGCTCTCCCAAGAGCCACAAGAACAATAGTGACAATCAGGTGCCTCCTACTAGTGGGGCTTCTCCTGGCGGCGACGAATGGAGACACCTGCTTAGACCCTAGGACTACTGCGAGTGTATTCAGACGATTCAATCTTCAGCCCCGGGAACAAAAAAATACCATGAATCACCTCACATGTGCACTAAGCATTGCAGAAAATGCAATGGATTTTTGTCATGGAAGAGCATCAGTGGGCACCCGTgatgtgttccaacttgcatgccATGCTTGAACTTCTGATGCCTCTCATTCCAATGGTATCATTGATGTGATATTTTCTTTTGTGGATATTTTGTTGGCCTGATCTTGATGGCTTCTTGGCGTGTTATCTATATTTGTATTGCTGAAGGCTCTACACCAACCCCTCTCTATGATCGCACCCTGCAACGTGTGAGCTCATTTGTGTCCTATTGATTCACAAATATATGATGTGTGGATGTGGCATTAAGTTATGTGCAATTGGTGTGTCCATCTTTGTTAGGTTTAGGTTAGTTGGAGAACTCATGTATGGTAACATGACTACTATTTAACAACATAGCTAGCTAGCCTAGACTCAATGCctgattttttaaaaattttGCTAGAAAATAATGCATAGCTAGGCATATATGGTGAAAAGACAATCTATGTGGTATGCCATACTAACTTTCTTCAAGTAAATATGTCATTGTAGTGAATATGTATGTAGCTACTAAAACTCTTTATATAGGACTTCACCAAACGTGATACCACACATTTTTTCCTTAGGTTAAAGTGATAAATCACTAGCTTAAGGAATTTGAAGTGATGCATTGTTTTGAACCCTGAATCACAGACCAAGATGAGAAGCAATGAATTGTCGTATGATGGGTAGCCTGAGTTGATTCCAAAATGAGCAGGATTTGAGAGTTTCAGTCGAATTCCATACTGAAACTCATGTGCGAATTTGCACCGGTGGATGAAaaaaaactttatatatgatttgAGATGATAATGGATAGTGAGTCGGAAAGAAACAATGCCGTGCTAAAATATCAAATGCTGATTAGATCTCTGACAGGGCGACAGCTTAGATGAACTAGAAGTCTGCAATAGAAGATGTGAAAGGCAGTAAACAAGACAAGTCTAAAGGTAAAACTGCTTGCAACTCAGATGTCTGGAAGCTCGTGCTAATGTCGGCAGATACATGATACTGTTAAGTTGCATATCAGATGACTGCTGATTTGTTTTGAGTACTACTTGGTGTTCCATGCTTGATCGCTTCCTAATTATCTTGATACTGAGACACCTTAACTGCCTTGCGACCTGTTAAACCTTAACTGAAAATTTAGCGTTTAACATACCCCTCCTAGCCTTGTATCTTTTCTTACTAGTTTGTGCATAGGCAGAGCTCCTGTGTGCGTttacccaaaaaaaaaattaaacattaGTTGCAGGAGATTGCTAGACTTGATATTTTGACACAACTCATGGCAATTTTTCTGTAGAACTCACTCAGCATTTTCAGTGTCTCATGAATGTCAGGCATTAGGTTTGTCTATCTATCTATCTTGCACGGTTCAGCaacaatattttcttactagtttgttctttcagttgatgcGGCCATGTTAAGGATGATGTGTGGATTGGTTGGAGTAATGAACTGAAAGGTaggcctttttattttcttttcggtGGCCCAACATGTAGTGCTTAATCAATTGCTGCAAGGGCAATAAAGTGGCCATGAACATGTCATGTGTTAGTGATATACAGACCCTTTACTGTACATTCCCAGTGTATGAGGGGGCTTCCCTGCATATTGTataacatgtacatgtactgcTCATTCACAACATCATGGTGGTTATATTTCTGTCCATCTTATATATGATGTATGATGCAACTTCGGAATTCCAGCAAACAAATTGTTTTGGTATGGGTAATCCAAAAATGAATGTGTACATGACATAAATTAATTGTTTCATTAGAAATTACAAATTAACTAAGCATTCTTGTACTTTGCAAACAAGATATAAGCACAGGTGGCGCGCCACAGTAAGCTATTTCTGACTGCTGGCTGCTCTCCGTTTCATCCTGCTTATTCCTTTCCCATGAACCATGACATTTCAACATTTGGCCTTTTGGATTGGTGCTGTTGTTAGTGTGAAAACAAATTAATTTATATTTACCCGTCAAGGTTGACACTGTGAGAACTAGCATTTGTAGTATGGTGTCCTAATGAGAATTAATTTCAGTAATGCACGTGATTTCCCCTGAAGTGGAAGTTATCTCTCACAGAACGAACTGCAATGCAAGTGCAAAAGGAAAACATACCAGTGACAACTACTCCCGGTTCCATCTACAGTGAGTTATTGCTATGGCACTACGATTTCATTAAGGTATTAGGTAGGACTCGGTAggacatcatcaccaccatccgtCCTCAAAAGGACATAAGTTCACAACTTCAGATAGTAACAGTTCCAAACCCGAGGAATGAAAAGGGGCAACAATGAAGCATAACATGAATGACCTTAAGAAAAGAAGCTCAAACAAATTGGTGTATTTACATTTGGCCAGGTATGCCCATGTTCGGTTGTACAGCTGATATATACAAGGAGGAGGTAGCAATCAGGGGTCGGATACAAATGAATGATATAAGTAAACACACATGAAGCTGCACTAAACAGGTACATCAGATACTAGGAATCAGCCCCCACATGATCATCACTAGACAGTATGTGGTTAGATCTGGTACATGATCTAACTGTTGAAAGCAGACTATGAGCCTACGAGTGAAGACCTTGCGAAGGACTTCGGCAGTCACATGGCAGAACAGGCATATCACAGTGTTTGAAAACAACACTTCCCGTGATGGAGGTACAGGGAAGTCATAACAAACAATGTGTACATGATCACGAGCACAGGACATGGGACTATTCACAGGAACTTGGATACCACGCGGCATGATGTCCAAAAGGCTGCAGTTGCCGCTTTTAGAATTGCCGGATTCTGGTAGATACTGCAAGAGCAAGATACAGGAGCGAAATCAGAGAGATAGCTACACAGCTACGGGAATAGCAAATCCCAGTTGTACGCAAACCGAGAGAAATAGTATGATGAACCAAGAAATCCCGAGGCCTATTGTTTAAGAAAATCGAATTACTATTCTCATGAATAGCATTGAATAATCCAGGATCAATCCCTGCACAATATTTCGCTGCAAGCACTAACGTAAATTTTGACAGCATCATTTACATGATCACACAACTGATTTTTTTGTGAGCATGTACATTGATTTTAGTAAAGCCGCCTTTCGAATAAAGAAGATTTTGGGTGTAGCTTTCCTTGTGATGGCCCAGGGTGCATCGGTATTTGTGACATTTCTGCTTGGGACACGTTTTATTTGGCAGTTTTCTGTATAGATGCTAGTGGGTCACAGTTAGGGCACTCTTTACCCTAGTTTCTAGTTCAATAAAATTAACCAACTTTTTCAGTGACATCatcattttagttctttttttttttttacaaaagagGGTAAAGGGTACCCTAACACTGACCCACTTGGATCTCTAGTTTTCTggatgttaaataacattggatgGCATTGGGAATATGTCACATTATGGCAGGGCAACGTTTAACAATCTACTGAATCCTCCACTTATTTTGATGGGATGGTTAAGGTATTGTAGATAATGTTACAGAAGTTTGCATACTGAACGTATTTGATCAATATGGAACTTCAACTGATGCAACTCATCAGATCCTAACTTTCTTTACAAATCTATTGTATGCTTTGTTCACAAAGTGATGTTGTCCAGTTGCCCTGAGGCAAGTATTTACTTATTTTTGTTGCTTACAGACCATTTAGTTTGATAAAATCATGTCCTAAGTCTTCATTTTTCAGTGAGAAGTAAAGTTTCCTCTTAGGTCTTAAAAAAGATTATTCGGGTAGAGGTCAAAGGAGCCTCTTGAAGACATGAAGCTTACCCTAACAAATCCAACATGGGAGAATTATAATAGCAACTGTGATTGTAAGGATAGCTTACCCAATAGCTGTTGCACTCCATGACGCTACATTATAAATAACTTGTGTTCCAGCCCATGCCTTCTGAA includes:
- the LOC124690801 gene encoding uncharacterized protein LOC124690801, which encodes MEVSGATSYSQLPSLQIQELDHLKELVQELKEAFNRCGVPTEQCQRALELMREADDPGDGLVAGDPDEAGAEGAGDVSDGEGPPTTLPTDADYETYELCNLLNSRVESPEFLQKLDNIEKLVYQNGAVDETISWGIVSAADIWDDKSMNVSDDSEDGYVLGKQEDIVDGIACFMAAYLLLLKESKELTPNQLQDALSKTFSTKKRKGKLQKAWAGTQVIYNVASWSATAIGIYQNPAILKAATAAFWTSCRVVSKFL